A stretch of Pseudolysobacter antarcticus DNA encodes these proteins:
- a CDS encoding serine/threonine-protein kinase, with protein sequence MKTQLGHYDLVAELGRGGMGVVYKGYENSLNRYVAIKVLADSLAHDPAVKERFLREARSMAALNDTHIIQIYFIGEDAGQPYIVMEFVQGEALSSVLKREGKLDVEQAAKVIYQTAQGLATAHDRGVIHRDIKPANLMVTQRGGIKIADFGIALVSHDISKKLTTTGEFVGTPGYLSPEVCLAKPVDQRSDIFSLGIVLFEMLTGRMPFTDESPLGLMLEVVRAEIPDVRQLNDQVDADLARVLQKMIAKDPADRYQSCQELIADLGRNPLVANGAPLNLPIKLSDAASSLIGPNTPASGQRPLPSTQPTPYPTGGMPTQITPVPLPRAATPVPVSSAAATVVSPTPVPASAAAPVHASVLTRNATPQRKSSALPWAVAAILILGLCGAAFAFRNQIPALKTLTENIAAMIPGAASNAASTSSTTTSTPAVTVTSTIPAAPTPPAPPVAPPAPVPPATNDVAATTTATAQIGDGDAGLTAATGANNANAPAPAAVADSSSAIAGDGGSSVMVGANGVAVKDGTTSVVIGAQGVSVKDGGDNVTVSTSGVAVIADERRAEHRNEKAEMLARNTPNAPISAPPKPHVPTIAVISGGDSAVAEPAEQIVMASLKRLGFHVIDQAALPRVSHMLRGERPEYARILQTLERVGKVDAVVFVHARPVGSQEMTYYGQSSTLYTAQVAIRAYRVSGNMIGSGWSEKVMFTTLNADDKAREAIEPLMGEVVESLGEFRSRRDRG encoded by the coding sequence ATGAAAACGCAACTCGGCCATTACGATCTCGTCGCCGAACTCGGCCGCGGCGGCATGGGCGTGGTCTACAAGGGCTACGAGAATTCGCTGAATCGATACGTCGCGATCAAGGTGCTGGCAGATTCGCTGGCACACGATCCGGCGGTGAAGGAGCGTTTCCTGCGCGAAGCACGCAGCATGGCGGCGCTCAACGACACTCACATCATCCAGATTTATTTCATCGGCGAAGATGCCGGCCAGCCGTACATCGTGATGGAATTCGTGCAGGGCGAAGCGCTTTCGAGCGTGCTCAAGCGCGAAGGCAAACTCGATGTCGAGCAGGCGGCGAAGGTGATTTATCAGACCGCGCAAGGCTTGGCGACCGCGCATGATCGCGGCGTGATTCATCGCGATATCAAGCCGGCCAATCTGATGGTCACGCAGCGCGGCGGCATCAAGATCGCCGACTTCGGTATCGCGCTGGTCAGCCACGACATCTCGAAAAAACTCACGACCACCGGCGAGTTCGTCGGCACACCGGGTTATCTGTCGCCGGAAGTTTGCCTGGCAAAACCGGTCGATCAGCGCTCGGATATTTTCTCGCTTGGCATCGTGTTGTTCGAAATGCTGACCGGGCGTATGCCGTTCACCGATGAATCGCCGCTCGGCCTGATGCTCGAAGTCGTGCGTGCGGAAATCCCGGACGTGCGTCAGCTCAACGATCAGGTCGACGCCGATCTCGCACGTGTACTGCAGAAAATGATCGCGAAGGATCCTGCCGACCGTTACCAGAGCTGCCAGGAACTGATTGCCGATCTCGGTCGCAATCCGTTGGTCGCGAATGGCGCTCCGTTGAACTTGCCGATCAAGTTGTCGGATGCGGCGTCGAGCCTGATCGGTCCGAATACGCCGGCTTCGGGACAACGTCCGCTGCCGAGCACGCAACCCACGCCGTATCCCACCGGCGGTATGCCGACGCAGATCACGCCGGTGCCGCTGCCGCGTGCCGCTACTCCGGTGCCGGTTTCTTCTGCCGCGGCGACGGTGGTCTCGCCGACACCAGTACCGGCGAGTGCCGCAGCACCGGTGCATGCATCGGTGCTCACGCGCAATGCCACACCGCAGCGTAAATCCTCGGCGTTACCGTGGGCGGTTGCGGCGATTCTGATTCTCGGTCTGTGCGGTGCGGCGTTTGCATTCCGTAATCAGATTCCGGCGTTGAAGACGTTGACCGAAAATATCGCCGCGATGATTCCGGGCGCGGCCAGCAATGCAGCGTCCACATCATCGACCACGACCAGCACGCCGGCGGTAACCGTCACTTCCACAATACCGGCGGCGCCGACTCCTCCCGCGCCACCGGTCGCGCCGCCAGCGCCGGTGCCACCCGCAACCAACGACGTAGCTGCGACCACCACCGCCACCGCGCAGATTGGCGATGGCGATGCCGGACTCACGGCGGCCACTGGCGCGAATAACGCCAATGCACCCGCACCTGCAGCCGTCGCCGACAGCAGCAGCGCAATTGCTGGCGATGGCGGCAGCAGCGTCATGGTCGGGGCGAATGGCGTTGCGGTGAAGGATGGAACTACCAGCGTGGTGATTGGCGCGCAAGGTGTCAGCGTCAAGGACGGTGGTGACAACGTGACGGTCAGCACCAGCGGTGTCGCGGTTATCGCCGACGAACGCCGTGCCGAACATCGCAACGAGAAAGCCGAAATGCTCGCGCGCAATACGCCGAATGCACCGATCAGCGCGCCACCGAAACCGCACGTGCCGACGATTGCGGTAATCTCCGGTGGCGATAGCGCGGTCGCCGAACCCGCCGAGCAGATCGTGATGGCCAGCCTCAAGCGACTTGGTTTTCATGTGATCGATCAAGCCGCATTGCCGCGCGTCAGCCACATGTTGCGCGGCGAGCGCCCGGAATATGCGCGCATCCTGCAGACGCTGGAACGCGTCGGTAAGGTGGATGCAGTGGTGTTCGTGCACGCACGTCCGGTCGGCAGTCAGGAAATGACTTATTACGGACAAAGTTCGACGTTGTATACCGCACAGGTCGCGATTCGCGCTTACCGCGTTTCGGGCAACATGATCGGCAGCGGCTGGAGCGAAAAAGTCATGTTCACCACGTTGAACGCCGACGACAAAGCGCGCGAAGCGATCGAGCCGCTGATGGGTGAAGTGGTCGAGAGTCTCGGCGAATTTCGCAGTCGTCGCGATCGCGGTTGA
- the uvrD gene encoding DNA helicase II has protein sequence MDVSHLLDDLNAAQRDAVSAPLGHYLVLAGAGSGKTRVLVHRIAWLLEVERASPFSILAVTFTNKAAGEMRARCDGLIQHGTRGLWVGTFHGIAHRLLRQHWREAKLPETFQILDSDDQLRMIKRIIVAMGLDEARYPPRQASWFINNAKDEGKRADAIDAAGNPQTRVMLDIYRAYEEACQRAGLVDFAELLLRSHELWLNNEALLKHYQQRFQHLLIDEFQDTNTLQYAWIRVLAGTTGKVFVVGDDDQAIYGWRGARVENVQHFLRDFPSARTIRLEQNYRSTATILKAANAIIANNPQRLGKQLWTAGEDGQAIELYAAYNEQDEARFVIERIRNYVQQSGKRSDCAILYRSNAQSRLFEEQLIQHGIPYRVYGGLRFFERAEIKDALAYSRLIANRADDTAFERAVNTPPRGIGDRTLDALRGRARRDGLTLWDSTLNELISGDLAGRAKNALKAFLTLIDEAASATFELSLAEQIDHMIAHTGLRDFYEKDARGSAESRVENLDELVNVAGRFERTPEDLEANMSELSAFLSHAALEAGENQGEAWQDCVQLMTLHSAKGLEFPLVFLVGLEDGLFPSQKSLDDSSRLEEERRLAYVGITRAREQLVLCYAESRRLHGMESYNRPSRFLTELPRELLYEVRPRVQVSRPAYVRQFGVEESATLRLGQRVTHASFGPGVITDCEGSGGHARVQVNFENSGTKWLVLAYANLSVA, from the coding sequence ATGGATGTTTCTCACCTGCTAGACGATCTCAATGCGGCCCAGCGCGATGCCGTCAGTGCGCCGCTCGGCCATTATCTGGTGCTCGCGGGCGCGGGTTCGGGCAAGACGCGCGTGCTCGTGCATCGCATCGCGTGGCTGCTGGAAGTCGAACGCGCTTCGCCGTTTTCCATTCTCGCCGTCACCTTCACCAACAAGGCCGCGGGTGAAATGCGCGCGCGTTGCGATGGCCTGATACAGCACGGCACGCGCGGCCTCTGGGTCGGCACGTTTCACGGCATCGCGCATCGATTGTTGCGCCAGCATTGGCGTGAGGCAAAACTGCCGGAGACGTTCCAGATTCTGGATTCCGACGATCAGCTACGCATGATCAAGCGCATCATCGTCGCGATGGGCCTGGACGAGGCGCGTTATCCGCCGCGGCAGGCGAGCTGGTTCATCAACAATGCCAAGGACGAAGGCAAGCGCGCCGATGCGATCGATGCCGCCGGCAATCCGCAGACGCGGGTGATGCTGGATATTTATCGCGCCTACGAGGAAGCCTGCCAGCGTGCCGGACTCGTGGATTTCGCCGAGTTGCTGTTGCGCTCGCACGAGCTCTGGCTCAATAACGAGGCGCTGCTCAAACATTACCAGCAGCGTTTTCAGCATCTGCTGATCGACGAATTTCAAGATACGAATACGCTGCAATATGCGTGGATTCGCGTCCTGGCAGGAACCACGGGAAAGGTTTTCGTGGTCGGCGACGATGATCAGGCGATCTACGGTTGGCGCGGCGCGCGCGTCGAAAACGTGCAGCATTTTCTGCGCGATTTTCCGAGCGCCAGAACCATCCGCCTCGAACAGAATTACCGTTCGACTGCGACCATCCTCAAGGCCGCGAACGCGATCATCGCCAACAATCCGCAACGTCTCGGCAAGCAACTCTGGACCGCCGGCGAAGACGGCCAGGCGATCGAGCTATACGCCGCGTACAACGAGCAGGACGAAGCGCGGTTTGTCATCGAACGCATTCGCAACTATGTGCAACAAAGTGGAAAACGCAGCGATTGCGCCATTTTATACCGCTCGAATGCGCAGTCGCGCCTGTTCGAGGAACAGCTGATCCAGCATGGCATTCCGTATCGCGTCTACGGCGGGTTGCGCTTTTTTGAGCGCGCTGAAATCAAGGACGCGCTGGCGTATTCGCGTCTGATTGCAAATCGTGCCGACGATACCGCGTTCGAGCGTGCGGTGAATACGCCGCCGCGCGGCATCGGCGATCGCACCCTCGACGCGCTGCGTGGCCGTGCGCGTCGCGACGGCCTCACATTGTGGGATTCGACCTTGAACGAGCTCATCTCGGGCGACTTGGCCGGTCGCGCGAAAAACGCACTGAAGGCATTTCTGACCCTGATCGACGAAGCCGCGAGCGCGACCTTCGAGTTGAGTCTGGCCGAGCAGATCGATCACATGATCGCGCACACCGGATTGCGCGATTTCTACGAAAAAGACGCGCGCGGCAGCGCCGAATCGCGCGTGGAAAATCTCGATGAACTGGTCAACGTCGCTGGCCGTTTCGAGCGCACGCCGGAAGACCTCGAAGCGAACATGTCCGAGCTCAGCGCATTCCTCTCGCACGCGGCACTCGAAGCCGGAGAAAACCAGGGCGAAGCTTGGCAGGACTGCGTGCAGCTGATGACTCTGCATTCGGCCAAGGGACTGGAATTTCCGCTGGTGTTTCTGGTCGGCCTGGAAGACGGTTTGTTTCCGAGCCAGAAGTCGCTGGACGATTCCAGCCGGCTCGAAGAAGAGCGCCGCCTCGCTTACGTCGGCATCACGCGTGCGCGCGAACAACTGGTGCTGTGTTACGCCGAATCGCGGCGGCTGCACGGCATGGAAAGTTATAACCGACCATCACGCTTTCTGACCGAGCTGCCGCGTGAATTATTGTATGAAGTTCGACCGCGCGTGCAGGTGTCGCGCCCCGCTTATGTGCGCCAATTCGGCGTGGAAGAATCGGCCACGTTGCGGCTCGGTCAGCGCGTGACGCACGCGAGTTTCGGGCCGGGCGTGATCACGGATTGCGAGGGCAGCGGCGGGCATGCGCGCGTGCAGGTGAACTTCGAGAATTCCGGAACGAAATGGCTGGTGCTGGCGTACGCGAATTTGAGCGTTGCATGA
- a CDS encoding RidA family protein yields MQRQNHSSGSSWEPIVGYSRAVRVGAHVMIAGTTAVDDHGAVVGPGDAAVQTRCILEKIGKALQALGADLKDVVRTRVFVTDISGWEAVGRVHGEVFGTIRPVTAMVEVSALIAPDLLVEIEADAIIADAATAAG; encoded by the coding sequence ATGCAACGCCAAAATCATTCGAGCGGTTCGAGCTGGGAACCGATCGTCGGCTACTCGCGCGCGGTGCGCGTCGGCGCGCATGTGATGATCGCCGGCACGACCGCCGTCGATGACCACGGCGCGGTGGTTGGTCCCGGCGATGCAGCTGTTCAGACACGCTGCATCCTCGAAAAAATCGGCAAGGCGCTACAGGCGCTCGGCGCCGATCTCAAGGATGTCGTGCGCACGCGTGTTTTTGTCACCGACATCAGCGGCTGGGAAGCCGTGGGACGCGTGCATGGCGAAGTTTTCGGCACGATCCGGCCAGTCACGGCGATGGTTGAAGTCAGCGCGTTGATTGCGCCCGATCTGCTGGTGGAAATCGAGGCCGACGCCATCATCGCCGACGCCGCGACAGCCGCTGGATGA
- a CDS encoding glucose 1-dehydrogenase: protein MTDKLFDLSGKTALVTGASRGIGQATAELLAAHGAHVIVSSRKIEACEQVVAGIRAAGGQASAIAAHIGESAAIDALFAELDAKNITLDILINNAAANPYFGPMLDMDLGAFDKTVQVNIRGYWYTTLLAARRMRERGGSIVNIASVNGRRVATGQAVYSMTKAAILSMTEGFAKELGAYKIRVNAVLPGLTDTKFASTLTQNADLLKSFLRTTPLNRYAQPDEISPAVLFLCSPAASFVTGASFVVDGGYLA, encoded by the coding sequence ATGACCGATAAATTATTTGATCTGAGCGGCAAGACCGCCTTGGTGACTGGCGCCAGCCGCGGCATTGGCCAAGCCACCGCCGAACTGCTCGCAGCGCATGGCGCGCACGTGATCGTTTCGAGCCGCAAAATCGAAGCGTGCGAGCAAGTGGTGGCCGGCATCCGCGCCGCGGGCGGGCAGGCGTCGGCGATCGCCGCGCACATCGGCGAAAGTGCCGCGATCGATGCGTTGTTCGCCGAACTCGATGCAAAAAACATCACGCTGGATATTCTCATCAACAACGCGGCAGCCAATCCGTATTTCGGCCCGATGCTGGACATGGATCTCGGCGCGTTCGACAAGACCGTGCAAGTGAATATTCGCGGATACTGGTACACCACATTGCTCGCCGCAAGGCGCATGCGCGAGCGCGGCGGATCGATCGTGAATATCGCGTCGGTGAATGGTCGCCGAGTCGCGACGGGCCAGGCGGTGTATTCGATGACCAAGGCGGCGATCCTGTCGATGACCGAAGGTTTTGCCAAGGAGCTCGGTGCGTACAAGATCCGCGTCAACGCGGTGCTCCCGGGTCTGACCGATACCAAGTTCGCCAGCACGCTCACGCAGAATGCCGATCTGCTCAAATCGTTCCTGCGCACCACGCCGCTGAATCGGTATGCGCAGCCGGACGAGATTTCTCCGGCGGTGCTGTTCCTGTGTTCGCCCGCGGCGAGTTTTGTGACCGGCGCAAGTTTTGTGGTGGATGGCGGTTATCTGGCCTGA